Proteins encoded together in one Microbacterium oxydans window:
- a CDS encoding DNA modification methylase — protein MKSRLVASAALSALVLLGATGCTFITPQSTKIEYPASDGVNVSDADGPIDVRNALVIATEDGSVGNLIAAIVNPTDDSATLTISIAGGENLTVSVPAGGTVSLGANDEPLRIVGLDTKPGATVEMHFQSGDSTGVKADIPVLDGSLPYYSDLVPSETVSTPQPTPTDTAAPAPAD, from the coding sequence GTGAAATCGCGCCTTGTTGCGTCTGCAGCCCTCAGCGCCCTCGTTCTGCTCGGCGCGACCGGGTGCACGTTCATCACCCCCCAGTCGACGAAGATCGAGTACCCGGCTTCCGACGGCGTGAACGTCTCCGACGCCGACGGGCCGATCGACGTGCGCAACGCCCTCGTCATCGCCACGGAAGACGGCTCGGTGGGCAACCTCATCGCCGCCATCGTGAACCCCACCGACGACAGCGCGACGCTCACGATCTCGATCGCCGGCGGCGAGAACCTCACGGTCAGCGTCCCCGCGGGCGGCACGGTGAGCCTGGGCGCCAACGACGAGCCGCTGCGGATCGTCGGCCTCGACACGAAGCCGGGCGCGACGGTCGAGATGCACTTCCAGTCCGGTGACTCCACGGGCGTCAAGGCCGACATCCCGGTCCTCGACGGCTCGCTCCCCTACTACTCGGACCTGGTCCCCTCGGAGACGGTGAGCACCCCGCAGCCCACCCCGACCGACACGGCTGCTCCGGCACCCGCGGACTGA
- a CDS encoding response regulator transcription factor gives MTRILLVEDEPDLADPLAYLLRREGYEVEIAEDGPGALAAFRERGADIVLLDLMLPGMPGTEVCRQIRSTSAVPIIMLTAKDSEVDIVVGLELGADDYITKPYSSRELLARMRAVLRRVVQADSELDERVLDGGRVSLDIDRHTVAVAGEQINMPLKEFELLEVLMRNSGRVLTRGQLIDRVWGSDYFGDTKTLDVHIKRIRSRIEENPSEPVMLVTVRGLGYRFEG, from the coding sequence ATGACCCGTATCCTTCTCGTCGAAGACGAGCCCGACCTCGCCGATCCGCTCGCCTACCTGCTGCGACGCGAGGGCTACGAAGTGGAGATCGCGGAGGACGGCCCCGGCGCGCTGGCGGCCTTCCGGGAGCGCGGTGCCGACATCGTGCTGCTCGACCTGATGCTGCCGGGGATGCCGGGCACCGAGGTGTGCCGCCAGATCCGCTCCACGTCGGCCGTGCCGATCATCATGCTCACGGCCAAGGACTCCGAGGTCGACATCGTGGTGGGGCTCGAGCTCGGAGCCGACGACTACATCACCAAGCCGTACTCGTCGCGCGAGCTGCTCGCCCGCATGCGGGCCGTGCTGCGCCGGGTCGTGCAGGCCGACAGCGAGCTCGACGAGCGGGTGCTCGACGGCGGCCGGGTCTCGCTCGACATCGACCGGCACACCGTGGCCGTCGCCGGCGAGCAGATCAACATGCCCCTCAAGGAGTTCGAGCTGCTCGAGGTCCTGATGCGCAACTCGGGGCGCGTCCTCACGCGCGGCCAGCTCATCGACCGGGTGTGGGGGAGCGACTACTTCGGCGACACGAAGACGCTCGACGTGCACATCAAGCGCATCCGCTCGCGCATCGAGGAGAACCCGAGCGAGCCGGTCATGCTCGTCACGGTGCGCGGCCTCGGCTACCGCTTCGAGGGCTGA
- a CDS encoding sensor histidine kinase, producing the protein MTLPQLALSSLAIGLVIGVGLSLLVVWAYRARARVQEETSLAIPTGITDVLRSMDDAAAIVDTSGLVLASSQAAARFGIDVGSTLDNPELRQLVRGVRESGGSVTESMRLTRGGLSLDPRLVSARASVIGTRLVLLIIRDVTEQERLDQMRRDFVANTSHELKTPVGAVSLLAEAIESAADDPAQVRIFAARISAEAGRLGQLTGRIMSLSRLQAEDGLTKVGPVSIDEVVASSIEAHVVQADSAGVELARGGDRGVWVRGDAQILIEAVGNLIANAIVYSPRGSRVGVGIRAEDGVVEIAVSDQGIGIAEADRERIFERFYRADEARSRRTGGTGLGLSIVKHATQRHGGEVRLWSRPGRGSTFTIRLPRIDAPDNADAGKKSKKKRARKAAKAAASTRVRNGERA; encoded by the coding sequence ATGACCCTGCCGCAGCTCGCGCTGTCTTCGCTCGCCATCGGGCTGGTGATCGGCGTCGGCCTCTCCCTCCTCGTGGTGTGGGCGTATCGGGCGAGGGCGCGTGTGCAGGAGGAGACGTCGCTGGCGATTCCGACCGGCATCACCGACGTCCTGCGGAGCATGGACGATGCCGCGGCCATCGTGGACACCTCCGGTCTGGTGCTCGCCTCCTCGCAGGCCGCCGCCCGCTTCGGCATCGACGTCGGCTCGACGCTCGACAACCCGGAACTCCGCCAGCTCGTGCGGGGTGTGCGGGAGAGCGGCGGCTCCGTCACGGAGTCGATGCGTCTCACCCGCGGCGGGCTCAGCCTCGATCCGCGCCTGGTCTCGGCCCGTGCGAGCGTGATCGGCACGCGCCTGGTGCTGCTGATCATCCGCGACGTCACCGAGCAGGAGCGTCTCGACCAGATGCGTCGCGACTTCGTGGCGAACACCAGCCACGAGCTGAAGACCCCTGTGGGCGCGGTGAGCCTCCTCGCCGAGGCCATCGAGTCCGCCGCCGACGATCCGGCGCAGGTGCGCATCTTCGCCGCGCGCATCTCGGCGGAGGCAGGGCGGCTCGGGCAGCTGACCGGGCGCATCATGAGCCTCTCCCGGCTGCAGGCGGAGGACGGTCTGACGAAGGTCGGTCCCGTCTCCATCGACGAGGTGGTCGCCTCTTCGATCGAGGCCCACGTCGTGCAGGCCGATTCCGCCGGGGTCGAGCTCGCCCGAGGCGGCGATCGCGGCGTCTGGGTGCGCGGTGACGCGCAGATCCTGATCGAGGCGGTCGGCAACCTCATCGCCAACGCGATCGTCTACTCGCCCCGCGGTTCCCGAGTCGGGGTCGGCATACGCGCGGAGGACGGAGTGGTCGAGATCGCCGTCTCCGACCAGGGCATCGGCATCGCCGAGGCCGACCGCGAGCGTATCTTCGAGCGGTTCTACCGGGCCGACGAGGCCCGTTCCCGACGCACGGGAGGTACCGGACTCGGGCTCTCCATCGTCAAGCACGCCACCCAGCGTCACGGCGGGGAGGTGCGCCTGTGGTCCCGTCCGGGGCGCGGCTCCACGTTCACGATCCGGCTTCCCCGGATCGACGCCCCCGACAACGCCGACGCGGGTAAGAAGAGCAAGAAGAAGCGCGCACGGAAGGCGGCCAAGGCCGCCGCATCCACGCGCGTCCGAAACGGAGAGAGAGCATGA
- the phoU gene encoding phosphate signaling complex protein PhoU, whose amino-acid sequence MREVFHQSLEDLQNRLVEIADLVTVSIDKATRAFATSDVALAEEVIADDAKIDELAVALDEQAIEILARQQPVARDLRIVVTALRVSASLERMGDMSEHIAQLARLRFPERAIPKGLKGTFVKMGELDVEVARTLSELLRTQDLRFADAIRNADDDVDELHATVFEKVLSDNWKGEATATVDATLASRYHERFADHAVAVAKKVVYLATGDWAVEEEDIPLAVEQQELGQQEFGHA is encoded by the coding sequence ATGCGCGAAGTCTTCCACCAGTCCCTCGAGGACCTCCAGAACCGCCTCGTCGAGATCGCCGACCTCGTCACGGTCTCGATCGACAAGGCCACTCGGGCGTTCGCGACCAGCGACGTCGCCCTGGCCGAAGAGGTCATCGCCGACGACGCGAAGATCGACGAGCTGGCCGTCGCCCTCGACGAGCAGGCCATCGAGATCCTCGCCCGCCAGCAGCCGGTCGCCCGCGACCTGCGCATCGTCGTCACCGCGCTGCGCGTGAGCGCCTCTCTCGAGCGCATGGGCGACATGTCCGAGCACATCGCCCAGCTCGCCCGCCTCCGCTTCCCCGAGCGCGCCATCCCGAAGGGTCTCAAGGGCACCTTCGTGAAGATGGGCGAGCTCGACGTCGAGGTCGCCCGCACGCTCTCGGAGCTGCTGCGCACCCAGGACCTGCGCTTCGCCGACGCCATCCGCAATGCGGACGACGACGTCGACGAGCTGCACGCCACCGTGTTCGAGAAGGTCCTCAGCGACAACTGGAAGGGCGAGGCCACGGCGACCGTCGACGCCACGCTCGCGAGCCGCTACCACGAGCGCTTCGCCGACCACGCGGTCGCCGTCGCGAAGAAGGTCGTGTACCTCGCCACCGGCGACTGGGCGGTCGAGGAGGAGGACATCCCCCTCGCCGTCGAGCAGCAGGAGCTCGGCCAGCAGGAGTTCGGCCACGCCTGA
- a CDS encoding phosphoglyceromutase, translating into MTATRTLILLRHGRSEWNELNLFTGWVDVRLNEQGEKEARRGGELLAESGILPDVLHTSLLSRAIQTANIALDAADRLWIPVTRSWRLNERHYGALQGKDKAQTLEEFGPEQFQLWRRSFDVPPPVLDDESEFSQVNDVRYAGIDGEVPRTESLKLVIDRLLPYWESAIVPDLEAGKTVLVTAHGNSLRGLVKHLEGISDDDIAELNIPTGIPLVYELDENNVPTGPGRYLDPEAAAAGAAAVAAQGKK; encoded by the coding sequence ATGACTGCGACGCGTACCCTCATCCTGCTCCGCCACGGCCGAAGCGAGTGGAACGAACTGAACCTCTTCACCGGCTGGGTGGACGTCCGCCTCAACGAGCAGGGCGAGAAGGAGGCCCGCCGCGGCGGCGAGCTGCTCGCCGAGTCCGGCATCCTGCCCGATGTGCTGCACACCTCGCTGCTGAGCCGTGCGATCCAGACAGCGAACATCGCGCTCGACGCCGCCGACCGCCTGTGGATCCCCGTGACCCGCTCCTGGCGCCTCAACGAGCGTCACTACGGTGCGCTCCAGGGCAAGGACAAGGCGCAGACGCTCGAGGAGTTCGGTCCTGAGCAGTTCCAGCTGTGGCGCCGCTCGTTCGACGTGCCGCCGCCCGTGCTCGACGACGAGAGCGAGTTCAGCCAGGTCAATGACGTCCGCTACGCGGGCATCGACGGCGAGGTGCCGCGCACCGAGTCGCTCAAGCTCGTCATCGACCGTCTGCTGCCGTATTGGGAGAGCGCGATCGTTCCCGACCTCGAGGCCGGCAAGACGGTGCTCGTCACGGCGCACGGCAACTCGCTGCGCGGACTCGTGAAGCACCTCGAGGGCATCAGCGACGACGACATCGCCGAGCTGAACATCCCGACCGGCATCCCGCTCGTCTACGAGCTCGACGAGAACAACGTCCCCACCGGGCCCGGCCGCTACCTCGACCCCGAGGCCGCCGCCGCCGGTGCCGCCGCCGTCGCGGCCCAGGGCAAGAAGTAA
- a CDS encoding class I SAM-dependent methyltransferase: MASSPLGRPTRGTTGTNRLRRNDRWIAASDALRRASDPLVVDLGYGASGVTAFELATRLVRVRDDVEVRGLEIDPARVATADAQLGEVRAGRTPFARDLPVSFARGGFEVPLPDGRRAAVIRAMNVLRQYDEWDVPDAWSRMASRLAPGGLLFEGTCDEIGRVSSWIDVDAQAAPLRFTISLRLADLERPSIVAERLPKALIHRNVPGERIHALLIELDREWDRAAPLSTFGATQRFLAAVTALRDQGWPVLGGRTRWRLGELTLPWAAVAPRSD; this comes from the coding sequence ATGGCGTCATCTCCCCTCGGTCGGCCGACCCGCGGCACCACGGGGACGAACCGGCTGCGGCGCAACGACCGCTGGATCGCGGCGAGCGACGCGCTGCGCCGCGCATCCGATCCGCTGGTCGTCGACCTCGGCTACGGCGCGAGCGGCGTCACGGCGTTCGAGCTCGCCACGCGCCTGGTCCGCGTGCGCGACGACGTCGAAGTGCGCGGACTCGAGATCGACCCCGCCCGTGTGGCGACGGCCGACGCGCAGCTGGGCGAGGTGCGCGCGGGACGCACGCCCTTCGCCCGCGACCTGCCCGTGTCCTTCGCCCGCGGCGGCTTCGAGGTGCCACTGCCCGATGGGCGCAGGGCCGCAGTGATCCGCGCCATGAACGTGTTGCGTCAGTACGACGAGTGGGACGTGCCCGACGCCTGGTCCCGGATGGCCTCGCGCCTCGCTCCCGGAGGACTGCTGTTCGAGGGCACCTGCGACGAGATCGGTCGCGTCTCGAGCTGGATCGACGTCGACGCGCAGGCGGCGCCGCTGCGCTTCACGATCTCCCTCCGACTCGCCGACCTGGAGCGGCCGAGCATCGTCGCGGAGCGCCTGCCCAAGGCGTTGATCCACCGCAACGTCCCCGGCGAGCGCATCCACGCTCTGCTCATCGAACTCGACCGCGAGTGGGATCGGGCGGCGCCGCTGTCGACGTTCGGCGCCACGCAACGCTTCCTGGCGGCTGTGACCGCGCTGCGCGATCAGGGCTGGCCGGTGCTCGGCGGGCGCACCCGCTGGCGGCTGGGCGAGCTCACGCTGCCCTGGGCCGCCGTCGCTCCCCGCTCCGACTGA
- a CDS encoding YgfZ/GcvT domain-containing protein, whose protein sequence is MSGFRQIDGAVADGDLIAHFGDAFREQRRLADGAALVPLGDRAVIEVAGPERLSWLDSITSQSVGRLAPGESTELLVLDPQGRVEHAAGVLDDGASTWLIADAGDAEALAGWLTRMKFRTQATVELRSDLALVGYIDGGAVASAAAAAAFAPQGIPLVWADPWQRISAGGHQYAEVAEHPAADFAWRIAILTDEGADALVTTLDRDALAGLLAAEALRVAAWRPRWATEVDDRSLPHESDWIRSAVHLNKGCYRGQETVAKVHNLGHPPRRLAALHLDGSDAVLPEVGASVFAGDDEIGHVTSVARHHEDGPIALAILSRRAPVGDLVVRADGIDIAASQQVIVPADAGAVADIPRLTRLSRRPSAPDPRDAGAAS, encoded by the coding sequence ATGAGCGGCTTCCGCCAGATCGACGGCGCCGTCGCGGACGGCGACCTGATCGCGCATTTCGGCGATGCCTTCCGCGAGCAGCGGCGTCTCGCCGACGGCGCGGCTCTCGTTCCCCTCGGCGACCGCGCCGTGATCGAGGTCGCCGGACCGGAGCGGCTGAGCTGGCTCGACTCGATCACCTCGCAGTCGGTCGGCCGTCTCGCGCCGGGGGAGAGCACCGAGCTTCTGGTGCTCGACCCGCAGGGCCGCGTCGAGCACGCGGCCGGTGTCCTGGACGACGGTGCGTCGACCTGGCTCATCGCCGATGCCGGTGACGCCGAGGCGCTCGCCGGGTGGCTGACCCGCATGAAGTTCCGCACCCAGGCCACGGTCGAGCTCCGGTCCGACCTCGCGTTGGTCGGCTACATCGACGGTGGAGCCGTCGCATCGGCCGCAGCCGCCGCGGCATTCGCGCCCCAGGGGATACCCCTCGTCTGGGCCGACCCTTGGCAGCGGATCAGCGCCGGAGGACACCAGTACGCCGAGGTCGCCGAGCATCCCGCCGCCGACTTCGCCTGGCGGATCGCGATCCTGACGGACGAGGGAGCGGATGCGCTCGTCACGACACTCGACCGCGATGCGCTCGCGGGTCTCCTCGCCGCCGAGGCTCTGCGCGTCGCGGCCTGGCGCCCGCGCTGGGCGACCGAGGTCGATGACCGTTCGCTGCCGCACGAGTCCGACTGGATCCGCAGCGCCGTGCATCTGAACAAGGGCTGCTACCGCGGGCAGGAGACGGTCGCCAAGGTGCACAACCTCGGGCACCCGCCGCGTCGCCTCGCCGCCCTCCACCTCGACGGCAGCGATGCGGTCCTCCCGGAGGTCGGCGCGTCGGTGTTCGCGGGCGACGACGAGATCGGTCACGTCACCTCGGTGGCGCGTCATCACGAAGACGGTCCGATCGCGCTCGCCATCCTCTCGCGCCGTGCACCCGTCGGCGATCTCGTGGTGCGTGCCGACGGCATCGACATCGCGGCGTCCCAGCAGGTCATCGTGCCGGCTGACGCCGGTGCCGTGGCGGACATCCCGCGTCTCACGCGGCTGTCCCGGCGCCCGTCCGCGCCGGACCCGCGCGACGCCGGCGCCGCGAGCTGA
- a CDS encoding FABP family protein: MIELPTDLPADLAPLSWLIGVWEGTGVIDYPVGEERLQGEFTHRVSFSHDGGPFLNYSGTATFLTEDGAPAAALLAETGFWRLARPATEADAGPALLPPTAPAVTRTVDDVEELRAPSGGFPIEVSVAHADGALELYIGEINGPRIDIASDAVVRSAGAKVHTASSRMYGLVDGHLLWAWDIAALGTPLRSHASARLAKV; the protein is encoded by the coding sequence GTGATCGAGCTGCCCACCGACCTCCCAGCCGATCTCGCCCCGCTCTCGTGGCTGATCGGCGTGTGGGAGGGCACCGGCGTCATCGACTATCCCGTCGGTGAGGAGCGCCTGCAGGGCGAGTTCACCCATCGGGTCAGCTTCAGTCATGACGGCGGCCCGTTCCTCAACTACTCGGGCACGGCGACCTTCCTCACCGAAGACGGAGCCCCGGCGGCAGCGCTGCTCGCCGAGACCGGCTTCTGGCGCCTCGCCCGTCCGGCGACCGAGGCGGATGCCGGTCCCGCGCTGCTTCCGCCGACGGCGCCCGCGGTCACCCGCACCGTCGACGACGTCGAAGAGTTGCGCGCACCGAGCGGCGGCTTCCCGATCGAGGTGTCGGTCGCCCACGCCGACGGCGCGCTCGAGCTGTACATCGGCGAGATCAACGGTCCCCGCATCGACATCGCGTCGGATGCGGTCGTGCGCAGTGCGGGTGCGAAGGTGCACACGGCGTCGTCGCGCATGTACGGCCTCGTCGACGGTCACCTGCTGTGGGCATGGGACATCGCCGCGCTCGGCACCCCGCTGCGCTCGCACGCGTCGGCTCGCCTGGCGAAGGTCTGA
- a CDS encoding winged helix-turn-helix transcriptional regulator: MALVLVLTNAPLSEQVLPALELLSHRARQIPAEPSQLVNAPEYDVVIVDGRHDLVAAKSLCRLLRATGQDAPLLLVVTEGGMSALSGDWGIDDVLLVTAGPAEIDARLRLALARRDEVAEPARVQASGVTIDEQSYSAKLRGRPLDLTYKEFQLLHFLATHPSRVFTREQLLSEVWGYDYFGGTRTVDVHVRRLRAKLGDQEQIIGTVRNVGYRFNVNEDDSLVAAG; this comes from the coding sequence GTGGCCCTGGTCCTGGTTCTGACCAACGCTCCGCTCTCGGAGCAGGTCCTACCCGCCCTGGAGCTGTTGAGCCATCGTGCGCGCCAGATCCCGGCCGAGCCGTCGCAGCTCGTGAACGCCCCGGAGTACGACGTCGTGATCGTCGACGGCCGTCACGATCTGGTCGCCGCGAAGTCCCTCTGCCGTCTGCTGCGGGCCACCGGTCAGGACGCGCCGCTGCTGCTGGTGGTCACGGAGGGCGGCATGAGCGCCCTCTCCGGCGACTGGGGCATCGACGACGTGCTGCTCGTCACCGCAGGCCCCGCCGAGATCGACGCCCGCCTCCGTCTCGCGCTGGCCAGGCGCGACGAGGTCGCCGAGCCCGCGCGCGTGCAGGCGTCCGGCGTCACGATCGACGAGCAGTCCTACTCGGCGAAGCTGCGCGGCAGACCGCTGGACCTCACCTACAAGGAGTTCCAGCTGCTGCACTTCCTGGCCACCCACCCGTCCCGCGTGTTCACCCGCGAGCAGCTGCTCAGCGAGGTCTGGGGCTACGACTACTTCGGCGGCACCCGCACGGTCGACGTGCACGTGCGACGGCTCCGGGCGAAGCTCGGCGACCAGGAGCAGATCATCGGCACGGTGCGCAACGTCGGCTATCGGTTCAACGTCAACGAGGACGACAGCCTCGTCGCGGCCGGCTGA
- a CDS encoding RNA degradosome polyphosphate kinase produces MIDPALADAGLGDAEDDDFDAIESPDSQLPDHRYLDRELSWLAFNQRVLELAEDPSLPELERANFLAIFASNLDEFFMVRVAGLKRRIMTGLAVPTNIGRSPVDALADISREAHALQLRHAEAWTSLVRPALADSGIEITDWSELTDDERSALSEYFQLQVFPVLMPLAVDPAHPFPYISGLSLNLAIRIRNARTGRQEFARLKVPPMLPRFVEVPGGGEIKRFLRLEELIANHLGDLFPGMEVLDHHAFRLTRNEDVEIEEDESENLIQALEAELLRRRFGPPIRLEITDDMDEVTMDLLVRELDITDLEVYRLPGPLDLRGLFDLSRIDRPDLRYPPHLPTTAVAFQPAGSSNRADIFKAIRKSDVLVHHPYESFTTSVQAFLEQAARDPHVLAIKQTLYRTSGDSPVVQALIDAAEAGKQVLALVEVKARFDEANNIVWARKLEKAGVHVVYGLVGLKTHCKLALVIREEEGTLRHYSHVGTGNYNPKTSRIYEDFGLFTADAQVGKDLTRLFNELSGYAIEKKFKRLLVAPLHLRKGLVRQIDAERRNAEAGIPAHIRIKVNSMVDEEIIDALYRASAAGVKVDVWVRGICSLRTDLEGISDNITVRSILGRYLEHSRIFTFENAGDPQVYIGSADMMHRNLDRRVEALVRVTDPAHLKELQAFFDLAMDDGTSSWHLGAGGVWERHAVSADGKPLIDLQDKTMGLIQRRRRARAVR; encoded by the coding sequence ATGATCGATCCCGCACTCGCCGACGCCGGCCTCGGTGACGCCGAAGACGACGACTTCGACGCCATCGAGTCGCCCGACTCCCAGCTCCCGGACCACCGCTACCTGGATCGGGAGCTGAGCTGGCTCGCGTTCAACCAGCGCGTGCTCGAGCTCGCCGAGGATCCGTCGCTGCCCGAGCTCGAACGGGCGAACTTCCTGGCGATCTTCGCCAGCAACCTCGACGAGTTCTTCATGGTCCGCGTCGCCGGACTCAAGCGCCGCATCATGACCGGCCTCGCCGTGCCGACGAACATCGGCCGCTCGCCCGTCGACGCACTGGCCGACATCTCCCGCGAGGCCCACGCCCTGCAACTGCGCCACGCGGAGGCCTGGACCTCGCTCGTGCGCCCGGCCCTGGCCGACTCCGGCATCGAGATCACCGATTGGTCCGAGCTGACCGACGACGAGCGCTCCGCGCTGTCCGAGTACTTCCAGCTCCAGGTCTTCCCGGTGCTGATGCCGCTCGCGGTGGACCCGGCCCATCCGTTCCCGTACATCTCCGGTCTGTCGCTGAACCTCGCGATCCGCATCCGCAACGCCCGCACGGGTCGCCAGGAGTTCGCGCGCCTCAAGGTGCCGCCCATGCTCCCCCGTTTCGTGGAGGTGCCCGGTGGCGGCGAGATCAAGCGCTTCCTGCGCCTGGAGGAGCTGATCGCCAACCACCTCGGCGACCTGTTCCCGGGCATGGAGGTGCTCGACCACCACGCCTTCCGCCTCACCCGCAACGAGGACGTGGAGATCGAGGAGGACGAGAGCGAGAACCTCATCCAGGCGCTGGAGGCGGAGCTGCTGCGCCGCCGCTTCGGTCCGCCGATCCGTCTCGAGATCACGGACGACATGGACGAGGTCACGATGGACCTGCTGGTCCGGGAGCTCGACATCACCGACCTGGAAGTCTACCGCCTCCCCGGCCCGCTCGACCTGCGCGGACTGTTCGACCTCTCCCGCATCGACCGCCCGGATCTGCGCTACCCGCCGCACCTCCCCACCACGGCCGTAGCCTTCCAGCCCGCGGGTTCGAGCAACCGCGCCGACATCTTCAAGGCGATTCGCAAGTCCGACGTCCTCGTGCACCACCCGTACGAGTCGTTCACGACCAGCGTGCAGGCATTCCTCGAGCAGGCGGCCCGCGACCCGCACGTGCTCGCCATCAAGCAGACCCTGTACCGCACCTCGGGCGACAGCCCCGTCGTGCAGGCGCTGATCGACGCAGCGGAGGCGGGGAAGCAGGTGCTCGCGCTGGTCGAGGTGAAGGCCCGCTTCGACGAGGCCAACAACATCGTCTGGGCCCGCAAGCTCGAGAAGGCCGGCGTGCACGTCGTGTACGGCCTCGTCGGCCTGAAGACGCACTGCAAGCTTGCCCTCGTGATCCGCGAGGAAGAGGGGACGCTGCGCCACTACTCGCACGTCGGCACCGGAAACTACAACCCGAAGACCAGTCGCATCTACGAGGACTTCGGACTGTTCACCGCCGACGCGCAGGTCGGCAAGGACCTCACGCGGCTCTTCAACGAGCTCAGCGGCTACGCGATCGAGAAGAAGTTCAAGCGCCTCCTCGTGGCTCCGCTCCACCTGCGGAAGGGCCTCGTCCGCCAGATCGACGCCGAGCGCCGGAACGCCGAGGCCGGGATCCCCGCGCACATCCGCATCAAGGTGAACTCGATGGTCGACGAGGAGATCATCGACGCGCTCTACCGCGCGAGCGCCGCCGGGGTGAAGGTCGACGTCTGGGTGCGCGGCATCTGCAGCCTGCGCACCGACCTCGAGGGCATCAGCGACAACATCACGGTGCGCAGCATTCTCGGCCGCTACCTCGAGCACTCGCGGATCTTCACGTTCGAGAACGCCGGAGACCCGCAGGTGTACATCGGCAGCGCCGACATGATGCACCGCAACCTCGACCGTCGCGTGGAGGCGCTGGTGCGGGTCACCGACCCCGCCCACCTCAAGGAGCTGCAGGCGTTCTTCGACCTCGCGATGGACGACGGGACCTCGTCCTGGCATCTCGGCGCCGGCGGCGTCTGGGAGCGCCACGCCGTGAGCGCCGACGGCAAGCCGCTGATCGACCTGCAGGATAAGACCATGGGGTTGATCCAGCGGCGACGTCGCGCACGGGCGGTTCGATGA
- a CDS encoding NUDIX hydrolase: MTGRQLQLPPDTATRPKWADKAVYAAGAVVWRIVEGKLRILLIHRTKYRDITLPKGKVDPGEMLAETAVREVHEETGIRVSLGVPVGVSRYHLASQKQKVVHYWAAEATDDAIRESTFVPNREIAALEWVSVKKARSRLSYPVDLEILDFFSNLVDDGVLRTFPVIALRHAKAMSRSDWDLSDAARPLTDRGRKQAKSIVGPLRAFGVRKIVTSDAVRCVETVTPLAKALDRKPVKTEKISQDAWENGVADLRSIVGRRVRAGKPAVLCSHGPVLPALLSEIALATGTVHGSYLGSASDLEPAAFSVVHLSATNPGSGIIAIETHIPKV; the protein is encoded by the coding sequence ATGACCGGGCGGCAGCTGCAGCTCCCGCCCGACACGGCCACGCGGCCGAAGTGGGCGGACAAGGCCGTGTACGCGGCCGGGGCCGTGGTGTGGCGCATCGTCGAGGGTAAGCTGCGGATCCTGCTGATCCACCGCACCAAGTACCGCGACATCACGCTGCCCAAGGGCAAGGTCGACCCGGGCGAGATGCTCGCCGAGACCGCCGTGCGCGAGGTGCACGAGGAGACCGGCATCCGCGTCTCGCTCGGCGTGCCGGTCGGCGTCAGCAGGTATCACCTCGCCTCCCAGAAGCAGAAGGTGGTCCACTACTGGGCCGCGGAGGCGACCGATGACGCGATCCGCGAATCGACCTTCGTGCCGAATCGGGAGATCGCGGCACTGGAGTGGGTCAGCGTCAAGAAGGCTCGCTCGCGTCTCAGCTACCCCGTCGACCTGGAGATCCTCGACTTCTTCTCCAACCTCGTCGACGACGGCGTGCTCCGCACCTTCCCCGTGATCGCGCTGCGGCACGCGAAGGCCATGTCCCGCTCGGACTGGGACCTGTCGGACGCCGCACGACCGCTGACCGACCGCGGCCGCAAGCAGGCGAAATCCATCGTCGGCCCGCTGCGCGCGTTCGGCGTGCGGAAGATCGTCACCAGTGATGCCGTGCGCTGCGTCGAGACGGTCACCCCCCTCGCGAAGGCCCTCGATCGCAAACCCGTGAAGACCGAGAAGATCAGTCAGGACGCCTGGGAGAACGGCGTCGCCGACCTGCGCAGCATCGTCGGACGACGGGTCCGTGCCGGCAAGCCGGCTGTGCTGTGCAGCCACGGACCGGTTCTCCCCGCCCTGCTGTCGGAGATCGCCCTGGCCACCGGCACCGTCCACGGCTCGTATCTCGGCAGCGCCTCGGACCTGGAGCCGGCGGCATTCTCCGTCGTGCATCTGTCGGCCACGAACCCCGGCTCGGGCATCATCGCGATCGAGACGCACATCCCCAAGGTCTGA